The window ATTAAAAATTCCTTTATCGGCAAAATAATCACCAGCTATATTTTAGATTTTCAAGACTTTTCAAAATTTAATAAAGCAAATGATTTTAATATAAATACAACAAGTAAAATAAATAATTTATCTTGGCAAATGCTAGAGTCCAGTATGGCACAGAAACTAAATAGCATATTAGTACAACAAGAACTATCTTGTTCAATATTATCAATTTCTGCTCAAGTTGCTCCTTTATTGGGTTTACTAGGAACTATATGGGGCTTAATTTATGCTTTTCTTTCAATCGAAACAATAAAATCTAATAATATTGCAGGTATAGCAGAAGCTTTAGTAACAACTTTTGCCGGCTTATTAGTAGCAATTCCGGCCTTGGTTCTATTTAATCGTTTACAAAAAAAATTTTCACTATTAGAGCAAGGTTTAATAGACCTTACCGATAAATATTATTGGAAGCTAAGAATTATTAATATAAATAAACAGGAAGCTGAAGAAGATATCATTAAATCAAATTTTAGTTATCAACCTAAAAATGAAATCTATAAAGAATTTTAAAGAGAACTAATATGAGCATTAAAACTAAAACAATATGGTCTAAAAAGACTAAAGGATCCAGTATTAATATAAACTTAACTCCAATTATAGATGTTGCTTTAACTTTAGTAATCATTTTGATAATCTCAATGCCTAAATCTAGTAATTTTTACTCAATTCATCGAAACTTAAGAACAAAAAACCTAATATGTAATATACTAATTAATAAAGATCAAGAAATCTATATCGATAATGAAAAAATCGATATAAATAAAATTAATATTAGTTTAAAAGAAAAAATTAAAAAAAATAATAATATTCCGATTAATATTCATGTAGCCAAAAATATTAATTACGATATCTTTTTTAAGATATATAACAAAATTTTAGCTGCTGGCGCAAAACGTATAGCGTTCACCAAAGTATAAAATACCTATTAATAATAGAATTTATCTATTGTTAAACTAAATTTAAATTATCGACAAAAAGATAATTTCAGTATATAATATATATAATAAAAGTATGTTTTAACAATATATTAAGTAAATTATATCAAAATTTTCTATAATAGAAATTCTAATAATTGAGATATTAATATTATTTGTTATAATTTTATCTAAGATTTTAATTAGATAAAAATTAAATATACTATATCAATTCTTTTAATTTGCATTAATTAAAGATTTAATTAAATTAACAACACAAGACAATCGTAGGTTTAAAGTATGAAAAGAATAAACTTAAGAAGTATTAAAAATGGTCCAAATATATTTGCAATATCTATATTTGTTTTAGCAGTTTTATTTACATTAACAAAACTAGCTGATGTAACTCGTATAGTTAAGACCCCAACTTATACAGAATTTAAAAAACAAGTAGAAAATGGCCAAGTTAAATCGGTAGAAATAACGGGCTCTGAAGTAACAGGAACATATAAAGATGACAGATCTAAATTTGAGTTAAATATTCCTAACCCTTCAGTTATTCTAGATACACTTGAAAAAAATAATGTTGATATATCCTTTCAATATCCATCAACAGATTTCAGCTTTTGGCATTTAATATTTCTCTTATCCTTTGTAATGACTCCACTTATAATATGGTACTTTTTCCGTCAAGCAAAGGGCTCCGGCAATGGCTCTAATAGCATATTTTCTGTAAGTAAAAGTAAAGCTAAAATGTTTATGCCTTCACAGATCAAATTTAAATTTGATTCTGTAGCCGGTGTATATGAAGCAAAAGAAGAACTTCAAGATGTAGTAGATTTCTTAAAAAACCCTGAAAAATATTCCCGCTTAGGTGCCAAATTAACAAAAGGGGTACTTTTAGTAGGAGATCCAGGAAACGGTAAAACTTTATTGGCAAAAGCTGTTGCAGGAGAGGCCAACTGTCCATTTTTTAGCGTTAGTGGTTCAGATTTTATAGAAGTTTTTGTAGGTGTAGGTGCTGCTCGCGTAAGAGATCTATTTGCTCAGGCAAGAAAAAATTCACCTTGTATTATATTTATAGATGAAATCGATGCTATTGGACGCCAAAGAGGTAACGGTATGAGTTCTCATGAAGAAAGAGAACAAACTCTTAATCAATTACTTACTGAAATGGATGGCTTTGATACTGGAAATTCTTCTATAGTAATCATAGGTGCTACCAATAGACCAGATGTACTTGATAAGGCTCTATTACGTCCTGGAAGATTTGACAGACAAGTTCCAGTACCTTATCCTGATCTTAAAAGTAGATTAGACATTCTTAAAGTACACATTAAAGATGTAAAAACAGATAATAACATAGATTTAACAAAAATAGCTAAAGGTACACCAGGATTTAGTGGTGCCGATCTTGCTAATCTAATTAATGAAGCAGCTATAAATGCTTCTAAACATAATCAAAATTCCGTAACGGTAAATGATTTTGAAGAAGCAAGAGACAAGTTAATTTTAGGAAAAGAGCAAAAGACTAAAGTAATGACTCCAGAAGAACGTAAAGTAACAGCTTTTCATGAAGCGGGTCATACATTAATAGCTTTACTTATACCAGAGCATTCCAATCCTATCTATAAAGTGACCATAATTCCAAGAGGAAGTGCTTTAGGAGTAACTCATTCTATGCCAGAAAGAGAAAAATATACTGAATCTAAAGAAGAAATGGAAGCACAAGTTATCATGGCCTTAGGAGGTCGTGCTGCAGAAGAATTAGTATTTAATAGATTAGAAACAGGAGCTTATAGCGACTTTGACAAAGCAACTGATATCGTTAGAAAGATGGTATGCTTTTATGGTATGTCTAAAGAATTAGGTACAGTTATTTATCAAAAAGATAAGTATAAATACTCTGAAGATACAGCTAAAAAAATAGACAATGAAATTAGAAATTTTATGAATGACTATTATCAAAGATCTCTTGAATTATTAAAAAACAATAGAGAAAAACTTGATAAATTAGCAAATGCTTTACTTGAAAAAGAAACTTTATTTTCTACAGAAATCTATGAGCTTTTAGGTATGGCACAGAGAACTGATCATTCTTTTAGATAACTAAAAATTTTAAATTGAAAAAAATATAAATTATGTTAAAATTTAATATATAAAGTTTAACATCTCAGAAAGGACCTGATTATGTCAAGAATTTGTGCTATATGTGGTAAGCATCCACAGGTAGCAAACATTGTTAGTCATGCAAATAATCGCACAAAAAAGTGGGTTTATCCTAATGTTCATAAGATGCGCTTTACTATAGCAAACTCTTGTGACAAAAAAGTATATAGCGATAAAGTATGTACTAAATGTGTAAAATCACAGAAAGTTCAAAAAGTTATTTAATTAGTGAGCAACAATAATGGCAAATATAAAATCTGCTAAAAAAAGAGCTAAGCAAAGCGAAAAAAATAGAATTCAAAATCTATCTCGTAAAACAGCTATTAAAACCGCTGTAAAAAAAGTATTAGTAGCAATAGATAAAAAAACATCTATAGAAGAGACTCAAGCTTTATTAAGTGATGTAGCAGCTAAATTAGCAAGAGCTAAAGGCAAAAACTTAATTCATAGAAATACAGCATCAAGAAAGTTAAGTCGTCTTGCAAAAAGAGTTAATAAGTTTGTAACTGAACAAAGCGCTCAAGCTTAAAAATTTTAAAATAAAAAAAGCTGGATTATAATGCCAGCTTTTTTTATATAAATATCTCAATTTTTTTTCTTTAAAATATATCTCTCAGTACTAGAACGCGTCTTATGTCCTAATAGTTTTTGTACTTGCTCTAATTGCATTCCATTATTTAGCATATGTAAAGCAAAAGAATTTCTTAATATATATGGTGTTAAAGACTGATTGTCTTCAAGATAAAGTCTAAACATTTGACATATTCTTTGAATGGACCGAACGCCCAAAGGCCTATTTTTACAATTTAAAAATAGCTTTTCTTCAGTACTTTTTATAGAAATACGTTCATACTCAATATATTTCTTTATATATTGAGCAGCTTTATCTCCAAAAATTACAACTCTATCTCTTTTATTTTTATTCCTTATAATAATAGTATTATTATTAAAGTTAATATGCTGTAGCTCAATTTGAGTTATTTCTGAACATAATATACCTGTAGCGTATAGAAGTTCTATAATAGATTTATCTCTAGAGGGATATTTGGTAGGAAATAAATCTATATCAGCTAAATCAAGAATTTTAATTAGATCATGATATGCCAATGTCTTTGGGTCTTTTAATTTTACTATAGGTCTTTTAAATTTTACATTTAACTTTATATCAAAAGCCTTGAGAAATCTTTTAAAGGAATTAAAACAAGATATTTTACGAGCAATAGAACTAGGACTTGAGTCTATTTGATAAAGCATATCTAAATATTTAATAAGAATTTCTTCTAAATCAAATACCTCGTTAATTTGATTTTCATGAAAATTCCAAAAATTCAATAATTGATTAAGATCTAATCTATATACTTTTTGAGTATATAAACTCTTATTTTTAAACTTTAAGTAATCAATAAATTTAATCTTATTTTTTATAAACTCTGCTTTTTCCATATTAAACAACTATTTAAGATTATACTGTTGACAACGCCTACAAACTGAAGATCTATCAACTCCTAATAAAGAGGCAATCTTATTTTGATTCTTATATTTATCCCATAAAGCAATCATAAGCTCTTGATATTTTAAAGCTCTTTTTCCTAATCTTACCGCTTTTGCAATTACCGGATCAACTATATTATAAGCTGGATCAAAAGAAGATTCACTATAAATATTATGTTTATTAGACTTTGATACTATCAATTTTTGAACTTTATCTTTTAAATCCTGTAAACTTATAGGTCTTTGATCTAGAAGTTTATCTTTATCTTTAGAATCTAGAGATAGAAATGTTTTATATGTTTGGGTATTTATTGTTTGATCTGTAAATCCTTGTGCTAAATCTATAATTTCTTGATCACTAAAAAGCAAGAGAGATGGCATGCTAATAGAGGCTTTATTAAGTTCACTATATAACACTTTAGAAAATTGTCCTTGAGCTACTAACGTTTCTAAGTTTTTATTACTTGAACATATAATTCTTACATTACTAAAAATCTTACGATCACTTTTAAGTCTTTTAAAATAACCATAAACTATAAATTCTGCTAATTGATTTTGAGTCTCTAAACTTAAAAGCTCTATATTTTCTATAAACAAAGTTCCAATATTATCTAATTTTGACAGTAAAGGATCTGAGCCTGTTTCATTAATATCAAAGATAGAATTTATTCCAAATAGTTCCATAGCAACTTCATTATTTTTTTCTTCAGAGCTTAACTTTATTAAATGTAAATTTGGACGTAGGCTTATATGATGTAATAATTCAACAGTAGTTATTAAATCATCTTGAGGTAAATTTAAAAGAGTAGCCTTTCTGCTTAAAGCAGCTGATAGTAAATTAATTTTAAAATCTAAAAGATTTTCTCCGTTTCCTGGAAGCAATTGATTAATTAACTGTCCTGATTTTGTAGTCTCAAGATATAATAACCAATCAAGAGATGATGTATCTTTTAACAAATTAACATTAGCCTTAATAATATCTGTTACTTCAGGATAATGAACAATAATTATTACACTACTTTCTTCAAGACTAGGTATCGCTGATAAAACTAATTTATTAGCATCTCCATCTTTAGTAAAAACAGTTTTAGGCACTTTATATTCCTGAACTTGCAAAGCCAACTGTCTAAAACATTTAGATAAAGCATGACCCGAATTATTATTAATATCAATATTTAATAAATCTTTTGCACTCTGATTTGCATAAGTAAATTTACGATTCTTATAAAATACTATTCCCACTTTAAGATCTTTATCTGAACGCAAAAAAGATCGAATGCTTTCTTTATATTGATTTATTTCTTGATATTTTTCAAATAATTCATCTTGTAGTTCTTTTTTATGTCTCAATAAAGCGTCTAAATTACTATGCCTTAAAGTATTAATAACATTACTTAAATAACTAGTAAATACAAGCATTTGATCTCGTTCAGCGCTATTAAACAGCTCATCTACTCGAGCATTTTGTTCAACTATAATATAAGCAATAATATTTTGTCTATCGTAAATAGGTAAAAATATATCTGCGTTTATACCGTTCATAAAATTTAATATTTGTGTTCTTTCTTCAGTTTCTTCATAAAAATTAGAAAATTCTATCTCATCTTTAATAAAAATTTTATGTTTCTTTAAAAATAAACCTATATAATTATATTCTTTATCTATAGAATTTTGACACTTACTAATAAACTGCTCTATAAGCTTTGTGTTCTGTGATAAATTATAAGATAAATCAATAGCATATTCTCCATCTACATTTCTTACATAAAATTTAGTCATAGAAATAGGAATCTTAAATGCTCTTTGAAAAAACATTTGAGTAATATGAATCAGTTCGTTTAAAGTAGTGACAAAACTTAATTCCTCTAGAATATCTTTAAAGTCATTAATAAAATTAAATTTATCTTTAACTTCTACATGATTTTTTAAATTCAAAAATCTTAAATCCATCATTTTCTTACTACAATAATATAAAGCATAAGATATTAACAAAGACGATAAAGATTGAATCGCAAATTTGTTTAAAAAATTCCATCTATCTAAAAAAGAAAAGAATATTAACTTATTAGTAACAAGATCTAAAAAGAAATGTGGTAAAACTAAAAAGAAAATAAAAATTTTAAGTTGATGCGATAATATTTTCGGCAAAATTTGCAAGCGTATTTTATTAGTAATACGATAAAAGGTAGGCACCAATAAAATGACTAGATATAAACATTCTAATTGTATAAGTCTCTGCTCCATTAATAATTCAAAATCTTGAAGTATAGGCTGATTAAATTTAAATATCAGAAAATATAATTGAAATAAAAATAATACTATACTTATTGATAGAGAACAAATATGATAATATCTTAATTTAAATTTCTTTTGTATAATATTATCTAAAAATAAGATTAAAGTTTGGTTTTGAACAATAAAAAACAACCATCCTAATCTAGCCATAAATGCAATTATTCTTTTATCTAAATCAGGAATATATATTTTGTAAAAATAATGAGGCACACTAGAAGCATCAGAATATATCATAGAAGCTAATAGAATACCAATTAAAAGAAAAGTATTTTTTTTGTTTTCTTTCGTTATAATAGAATGATTGATTATAATAATTAAAAGATATAGCTTAAAAGAAAATGAAAAAATTCCAGTCAAGATTAACAATTCAGGACTAGATAAATAACTAGAAATTATTTTTAAATATTTTAACATAATTATTTGAACTTTACTGCTAAATTGGTATAATACATTAAAATTGTACAACATTATTTAAGGAGTTCTTATGATACATAATAAACATATATTTAAGTTTTTGGCAAATACATTTTACGTAACAGTACTAGCGTTTGCTTATAATATAAATATACAATCTAATTCCGATTTATTAAAGGAATTATCAGCAGTAGAAAATAAAAACAGTTTCGAAACTGAAACTCCTAGAATGAGCCCTCCAACTCCACCTGACTATTAATAGAAGTTGTAATAAAAGAGATGGAATTTATTTCCATCTTTTTTATAAATATATAAATTAGTAAACTTATATTCCCTACATTTCATGAACCAAATTGAAATAGATAATAAAAGAAGATCAATTATAAATACTCTCAATATACTAAAAAAAATAACAAAAAACTTAACGCCCCCACTTATAGATCGAGTCATAAAAGATTATGGTAAAGATCCTTTTTTAATTCTAATTTCATGTTTATTAAGCCTAAGGTCAAGAGATTCTAAAACTTATCTAATATGCAAAAAACTTTTTGAGTACTTAAAGACTCCTCAAGATTTTATAAAAGTACATATTAATAAAATAGAAGAATTAATTCATGGAGTAAATTACTATAAGAATAAAGCCAAGATTCTAAAAGAAGTAAGCCAAACTTTAATTGAAAAATTTAACGGGCAAGTCCCTAATAATGAACAAGATCTACTGTCTCTAAAAGGTGTGGGCCCTAAAACTGCTAATATAGTACTATCTTATGCCTTTAATGTACCATCAATAGCAGTAGACACTCATGTACAAAAATTAGCCAATCAACTAGGGTGGGTTAATACTACAAACCCAGAAGCCACAGAAAAAGAACTTAAACAAATAGTCCCTAAAAGCAAATGGTCTGATATAAATTATTACTTAGTGATTTGGGGCCAAAATATAAAAAATCCCATTTTTAAAGAACTTAATAAAAATTTAAATAAAAATAAATTTGACAAAATTTTATAAAACATTAATATATATATTAATCAAGTTAATGCCGAGGTAGCTCAGTGGTAGAGCAGAAGCCTGAAGAGCTTCGTGTCGATGGTTCGATTCCGTCTCTCGGCACCATTTTAATTCTAATATTTGAAATCAACTCTAAGCCGAGGTGGCGGAATAGGTAGACGCAAAGGACTTAAAATCCTTCGGGCAACTTGCTCGTGCCGGTTCAAGTCCGGCCCTCGGCACCATAATCAAAAAATTTATCTTAATAAAAAAACCCACTCTAAAAAGAGTGAGTTCTCGTTGTTAACACCGTTTTAATGGGTTACCTATAAAATCTCTATTAATAAAAGACTCCATCAACTTCACTGTAAACTGCTCCAACTGGATTAGAGTAAGAATAAGCATCGGTGTATTCACCAGATCTATAACTATAATTTTGTCCACATGCTGGTCTACTTGTAGGGCAACATCCTCTATACCATCCACATCCAAAGAAGAACCCTTGAATCGATGAAGATATCATTACAGTTGAAAATAATGCTATAGCTATCAACTTTTTCATGTTTATTTCCTTTCTTTAATAATTTATCAGATTATCTAAATACCATTTCTAAGAAGATCCTATTTTTACTAATAATAAAATAAATCAAAATAAAAAGTCAATAATATTGCATAATTGCAATTTTAATCATTTGTAATAGAAAATTATATAAAAATTATATCAAGTTTTATTGAGATTTAAATTTTATTAAACCTATATGTTGAGATAAAGCATAAACTTCATTATATTTTCCTAAACTGTTATAAATATTTATAGCTCGTAAGTAGCATGTAATAGCATTTACCTTATCATTAAAGGATAAGTATATATTACCCTCGGTTAAATATGACAAAGCTTTATCATTCAACGAATTTTCTAATAACCGATACAATCCTAATGCCTTTTCTTTTTCGCCATTCAATGCAAATTCAGCAATCTTTAACCATCCTTGATTATATTTACCAAAATTTTTATACATACTCAAATCCTTAAATTTAAATAAATTATATTTAATACTAAATATATATATTTAATATAGAAAAGTGTGATTAATAAAAGGGTTTTGAACTATTTTATAACAAAATATATTTCAAAATATTTATAAAAAATTTAAAAAATGTAAAAAAATATTGCTTTTAAGCAAATGTTTGGCGTAATATCTATATTAGATATCTAAAATAATTAGAGAGTATAACCTTCAATCTAAGAGGATAAATATGAAAAAAAAATTATTTTTACTAATAGCTTTAACAGCTATTATGTCCGAGCTTAGCTTATTTGCTAATTTCTTTACTCAAGGTAGCTGCTGCCCTCCCCCACCACCGGCTTATTACCAAGCAGGCAGTTGTCAAAAACCAAGATGCTGCAGAAATAGATTAATTGGCAAACCTAGATGGGCTTGTTGTGAAAAGAAAAAATGTTGGAGCTTAAGAAGATGGTTATTTGGTGACCCTTGTTGTAGACCAAAACGACAAAAAAGAACCTGTTGTTGGCCAAATGAACAAAAAGTTTGTCCTCCAACCCCTTGCACTACTCCGTTTGAAACATATGCAACAACTGAACCTTGTTCAGTAGTCGCTTCAGCTGGTGTATCTTATGAAGAGCCTACATGCGGTTCTTACGAATATGCTAATAATTATAATACCGCTTCTTACGGTCAATATCAAGATACAAGCTATCCATCATACAATCCATATGAATATACTGCAGAGCAAACTTATTCATCATATGACCAAGGCAATCAATACAATAGTTTCAATAATGCATCACTGCATTCTGTAGAATATGATTACAATAATCTAGGATCAGAATACTTAGACGGTAGTGAATTTTGAACTTTAAAAAATTTATTTAAATAAGGTTATTCTCTATATGCGGATAGTACATCTATCCGCATAATCTATTATAAATTACTAATCTAATTTTAATTTAAAAATATAAATTTTGTTGTAAATATCTTTTATTTTAAGCATATTGATTAATTTAGCAAAAAATCCTTTACTTAACTAGTTTTATATTTATAAAA of the Candidatus Babela massiliensis genome contains:
- a CDS encoding MotA/TolQ/ExbB proton channel family protein, whose product is MVEFILKLDMVSKIIVGILFIMSILCWSVAIYRSLIIKSRIKQIKKALNLLNNITNTQDLINQTLSIKNSFIGKIITSYILDFQDFSKFNKANDFNINTTSKINNLSWQMLESSMAQKLNSILVQQELSCSILSISAQVAPLLGLLGTIWGLIYAFLSIETIKSNNIAGIAEALVTTFAGLLVAIPALVLFNRLQKKFSLLEQGLIDLTDKYYWKLRIININKQEAEEDIIKSNFSYQPKNEIYKEF
- a CDS encoding ExbD/TolR family protein, translating into MSIKTKTIWSKKTKGSSININLTPIIDVALTLVIILIISMPKSSNFYSIHRNLRTKNLICNILINKDQEIYIDNEKIDINKINISLKEKIKKNNNIPINIHVAKNINYDIFFKIYNKILAAGAKRIAFTKV
- the ftsH gene encoding ATP-dependent zinc metalloprotease FtsH, translated to MKRINLRSIKNGPNIFAISIFVLAVLFTLTKLADVTRIVKTPTYTEFKKQVENGQVKSVEITGSEVTGTYKDDRSKFELNIPNPSVILDTLEKNNVDISFQYPSTDFSFWHLIFLLSFVMTPLIIWYFFRQAKGSGNGSNSIFSVSKSKAKMFMPSQIKFKFDSVAGVYEAKEELQDVVDFLKNPEKYSRLGAKLTKGVLLVGDPGNGKTLLAKAVAGEANCPFFSVSGSDFIEVFVGVGAARVRDLFAQARKNSPCIIFIDEIDAIGRQRGNGMSSHEEREQTLNQLLTEMDGFDTGNSSIVIIGATNRPDVLDKALLRPGRFDRQVPVPYPDLKSRLDILKVHIKDVKTDNNIDLTKIAKGTPGFSGADLANLINEAAINASKHNQNSVTVNDFEEARDKLILGKEQKTKVMTPEERKVTAFHEAGHTLIALLIPEHSNPIYKVTIIPRGSALGVTHSMPEREKYTESKEEMEAQVIMALGGRAAEELVFNRLETGAYSDFDKATDIVRKMVCFYGMSKELGTVIYQKDKYKYSEDTAKKIDNEIRNFMNDYYQRSLELLKNNREKLDKLANALLEKETLFSTEIYELLGMAQRTDHSFR
- the rpmB gene encoding 50S ribosomal protein L28; the protein is MSRICAICGKHPQVANIVSHANNRTKKWVYPNVHKMRFTIANSCDKKVYSDKVCTKCVKSQKVQKVI
- the rpsT gene encoding 30S ribosomal protein S20, which produces MANIKSAKKRAKQSEKNRIQNLSRKTAIKTAVKKVLVAIDKKTSIEETQALLSDVAAKLARAKGKNLIHRNTASRKLSRLAKRVNKFVTEQSAQA
- a CDS encoding tyrosine-type recombinase/integrase, with product MEKAEFIKNKIKFIDYLKFKNKSLYTQKVYRLDLNQLLNFWNFHENQINEVFDLEEILIKYLDMLYQIDSSPSSIARKISCFNSFKRFLKAFDIKLNVKFKRPIVKLKDPKTLAYHDLIKILDLADIDLFPTKYPSRDKSIIELLYATGILCSEITQIELQHINFNNNTIIIRNKNKRDRVVIFGDKAAQYIKKYIEYERISIKSTEEKLFLNCKNRPLGVRSIQRICQMFRLYLEDNQSLTPYILRNSFALHMLNNGMQLEQVQKLLGHKTRSSTERYILKKKN
- a CDS encoding sigma 54-interacting transcriptional regulator encodes the protein MLKYLKIISSYLSSPELLILTGIFSFSFKLYLLIIIINHSIITKENKKNTFLLIGILLASMIYSDASSVPHYFYKIYIPDLDKRIIAFMARLGWLFFIVQNQTLILFLDNIIQKKFKLRYYHICSLSISIVLFLFQLYFLIFKFNQPILQDFELLMEQRLIQLECLYLVILLVPTFYRITNKIRLQILPKILSHQLKIFIFFLVLPHFFLDLVTNKLIFFSFLDRWNFLNKFAIQSLSSLLISYALYYCSKKMMDLRFLNLKNHVEVKDKFNFINDFKDILEELSFVTTLNELIHITQMFFQRAFKIPISMTKFYVRNVDGEYAIDLSYNLSQNTKLIEQFISKCQNSIDKEYNYIGLFLKKHKIFIKDEIEFSNFYEETEERTQILNFMNGINADIFLPIYDRQNIIAYIIVEQNARVDELFNSAERDQMLVFTSYLSNVINTLRHSNLDALLRHKKELQDELFEKYQEINQYKESIRSFLRSDKDLKVGIVFYKNRKFTYANQSAKDLLNIDINNNSGHALSKCFRQLALQVQEYKVPKTVFTKDGDANKLVLSAIPSLEESSVIIIVHYPEVTDIIKANVNLLKDTSSLDWLLYLETTKSGQLINQLLPGNGENLLDFKINLLSAALSRKATLLNLPQDDLITTVELLHHISLRPNLHLIKLSSEEKNNEVAMELFGINSIFDINETGSDPLLSKLDNIGTLFIENIELLSLETQNQLAEFIVYGYFKRLKSDRKIFSNVRIICSSNKNLETLVAQGQFSKVLYSELNKASISMPSLLLFSDQEIIDLAQGFTDQTINTQTYKTFLSLDSKDKDKLLDQRPISLQDLKDKVQKLIVSKSNKHNIYSESSFDPAYNIVDPVIAKAVRLGKRALKYQELMIALWDKYKNQNKIASLLGVDRSSVCRRCQQYNLK
- a CDS encoding endonuclease III domain-containing protein, with the translated sequence MNQIEIDNKRRSIINTLNILKKITKNLTPPLIDRVIKDYGKDPFLILISCLLSLRSRDSKTYLICKKLFEYLKTPQDFIKVHINKIEELIHGVNYYKNKAKILKEVSQTLIEKFNGQVPNNEQDLLSLKGVGPKTANIVLSYAFNVPSIAVDTHVQKLANQLGWVNTTNPEATEKELKQIVPKSKWSDINYYLVIWGQNIKNPIFKELNKNLNKNKFDKIL